Within Vibrio campbellii CAIM 519 = NBRC 15631 = ATCC 25920, the genomic segment GATTCAATGCGCGCACTGCGTCAGTACTTCCGCAACGAAATGGATGTAGACCGCGAAAACATCTACATCAGCAGCTATTGGAAACAGGGAGTGTCGGAAGACGGCCACAAGGTCATCAAGCGCGAAGATGCGGAGTTAAACGAGCAGTAATTCCCACTGACAAAAAATAAAAGCCAAGTCGCTTTCATAGCAACTTGGCTTACTTTTCTCATTTAGCCTGTCTCTCAGCTCATATTTTCAGCCAAGAAATCAATCAGTAAGCGCACTTTTGGCGACAGGTTTCTGTTTTGTGGATACAGCGCCCAAATACCTTCACGATCGTCTCGGTAATCGGTTAACACTTCCACCAGCTCGCCATTATCTAACGCCTCTTGCACGTAGTAGTCCGGCAGTTGCACCAAACCTAAACCACGTTTTGCCGCATCGACCAAAGCAAAACCACTGTTGCATTTGATTCGGCCAGAAACGCGCAAAGACTTCTCACGCTTTTGCTCTTTAAAGTGCCAGTAATCAGCGGTACCAACCAAACATTGGTGATGGCTCAACTCAGACAAGGTATGCGGTTCACCCGAGCGATCTAAGTACGCAGGGCTAGCACACACGTAAAGCTGCCGAGATGACAACCGCTTGGCAATCAAACTAGAATCTTGCAAGCGTCCAAGGCGAATCGCCACATCGACGCCTTGCTCAATCAAATCTAACTTTTGGTTAGTCAGATTCAAATCCAGATTCACCTGCGGGTATTTCTCAATAAACTGGTGCAATAACGGCGCGAGGTTCACTTCGCCGTAAGTCACAGGTGCAGTCACTTTGAGCACACCTTTCGGCTCGGCTTGCATCTGCGTTACCGCTAACTCTGCGAGCTCTAGTCCTTCTACAAGGTGTTTACATTGCTGATAATAAAGTTGCCCCGCTTCGGTCAGAGAGACTTTGCGCGTCGTACGGTGCAGCAATTTAACCGCTAAACGCTCTTCCAACGCTGACACGCGGCGGCTGATTTGAGCCACCGACGTTTTAAGTTTGTTTGCTGCGCCTGTAAAGCTGTTGGTTTCTGCGACCGCGACAAATTCGCTCACGCCTTCCCAATTCGCCATGAATGTGGTTCCTGTGGAATTCTATGTATTGCGTATTCTCACACAAAGTTTCATGTGGAGAAAACCTGTTTAAAAAGGATAGCCGACTAAATGGACCGTCTGTTGTGGCCAAATGATGTTCAGCGAGCACACCATAGTGTCGCTCGTGCTAACCCATTTATTGGGCTGAACTTTCATGTGTAAGTTGTTGATCGGTTGATAGCCGCTGGACTGGTAAACATGGGTACGGCCAAACAATACCGAGAACGCATCGCCTCGCTCCAAAGCATCCTGATGTACCGCCTTGAGCAGTAACTTCACCAACCCTTTTCCTCGTGAATCGGGCTGCACACACACTTCAGCAATGCCACTTATTGGGAAAGATTGATCATCAATCATCACTTGTTTTTCATGAACCGCAACATGAGCCGCAAGGGTGTCTCCGTCCCAAATGAGGTAGCGGTGACGAGGCATTTCATTGAAGTATCGTTGAGTTTGGAAGATTTCGTCTTGCTCCTTGGTGAAGCAAGTGGAGAGCAAACTTCTTAGCTTTGCATCGAGTTCTTGGGTGACTGCATCATCAAGTATGTATTCAAAGCGCATGATTTACCTCGTTGATTTCCCATGATTAAAAGTAAACCTTTGAAAAACCACTTACTGGGATACAGCGCAAATAAAATAAGCGCAGACTGAGCTGCGCTTTCCATTTTTCTCTCGGAGTGTTACTCAGTCTTCAGAATATCGCGCTTCACTTCACCCTTAAGATCAGTCAGCGTTTGCTGCTCAGTATCAATCAGGAAGTGATCACTCGCTTATCCGGTCGCGAACTTCTCAAGAATCACAAACAAGCTGCAAAGCGTGAGCGGAAGACCTCACCAGCTGAGTACTCTACTAAGTCCCCAGTTCATCATACTGTCTATTATTAACAATTTAAAATAACAAAAAACATAAATAGACCAATCCCTACCATTTAGACACGCGATGCGATCGGTAGCGGTTTCAGATCTTGATATTCCGCATCCAGCTCAATACCAAAGTGTTGTTTGAGTGCAGATAGGTAAGCCGGGCCTGCTTCAAGCTCAACCTCCGTCGCCTCACCGTTAGCACGATGCTTTAAGGTGTAATTCGCCAGTGTGATGATCCCCGACTCTGTCGACAAGGTGGCGACTCGACTTGAGGTAAAGCGTGAAGCGGGTGAGGTAGAGGCAAAGTGATTGCCACAGACAATGTCGCCATCAAACACGTGTTCAAAGTCCATGCTGTACATATCAAGCCACTGACTTTCATCATCATAAGATTGAACTTGAAGCATATAGCCAACGCGCTGGTCTTCAATAAAACGGAACGTTTGGGTGTCGGTATGAATGGCTTGATTAAGAATAAATGGTAATGGTGCTCTCGGCGTATTAGCGCCAAAGCCAGCATCGACGATCCACTTTTCATCGCCCATGGTGACCAAGGTAAACTGATGCGTCCTGCCTAACGGTGTACCCGATAAATGCACCCGTCCCAATAATGGTCGCGCATCAAACCCAAGAGTTTGCAGTACCCTTAAAAGCAAGCCATTCAACTCAAAGCAATATCCCCCACGGTTGTGATAAACCAACTTGTCGATAATGTCTCGTTCAGAGATGGATACACCCTTTCCTAACGCAATATCAAAATTCTCAAACGGTAATTTTCTCTGTTGATTGATATGCAACTTGAACAATAATTTAATATTGATGTCCAAGGCTTGTTCAACACCTATTTTATCCAAGTAAGCCCGTAAATCCGTATTGTTCATTTTGATCCTAACTCGCTGTTTCTTCGTCGTGGCGGCACAATAAAACCTCAACCGCAGTTGAGGTCAAACGGCAATGCGATTTTTCTGGTACTTATTTATTTGCTTGCACAGATAACTGTTCCAACCATCCATTATTACAGATGCGTAAAAATAATTTTCAATTTAACCGGATTATCATTTTTCGTGAAACACCTAAAATGGGCACCAACAAAACGACGCAGCGCAGAGAGAAACACTCAACTACGCTTATGACGTCACTCTATATACTGAGAATATAAAGGAAACATCCAATGGCACTTGAAATCAAAACAGGTCAAACTCACATTAAATCAAAAGCAATGGTTGCATGGGCTGCAGGTGAGCCGCTAAAAATGGAAGAAGTTGATGTACAACTTCCAAAAGCTGGCGAAGTTCTTGTTCGCATCGTTGCTACTGGTGTTTGTCACACTGACGCATTCACTCTATCAGGTGACGATCCAGAAGGTATCTTCCCTTCAATCCTTGGCCACGAAGGCGGCGGTATCGTTGAAATGGTTGGCGAAGGCGTAACAAGCGTTGAAGTTGGCGACCACGTAATTCCGCTTTACACAGCAGAATGTGGTGAGTGTAAGTTCTGTAAATCTGGCAAAACAAACCTATGTCAGGCAGTTCGTGAAACTCAAGGTAAAGGCCTAATGCCAGACGGCACAAGCCGCTTCTCTGTAAACGGTGAGACAATCTTCCACTACATGGGTTGTTCTACTTTCTCTGAGTACACAGTACTTCCAGAAATCTCACTAGCAAAAGTAAACAAAGAAGCACCACTTGAAGAAGTTTGCCTTCTAGGTTGTGGCGTAACCACTGGTATGGGTGCGGTACTAAACACAGCTAAAGTTGAAAAAGGCGACACTGTTGCTGTATTCGGTCTAGGCGGTATCGGTCTTTCTGCAATCATCGGTGCTCGTATGGCTGGTGCAAGCAAGATCATCGGTGTAGACATCAACGAGAGCAAGTTCGAACTAGCAAAACAACTTGGCGCAACTGATTGCATCAACCCACAAAAATTCGACAAACCAATCCAAGACGTTATCGTTGAGATGACAGACGGTGGTGTTGACTACTCATTCGAATGTATCGGTAACGTAAACGTGATGCGTCAAGCACTTGAATGTTGTCACAAAGGTTGGGGTGAGTCAGTCATCATTGGTGTTGCTGGTGCAGGCCAAGAGATCTCAACTCGTCCATTCCAACTAGTAACTGGTCGCGTATGGCGTGGTTCTGCTTTCGGTGGCGTTAAAGGCCGCTCAGAGCTTCCAGAAATCGTAAACCGCTACATGGCTGGTGAGTTCGGTCTACAAGAATTCATCACTCACACTATGGGTCTACAAGATGTGAACGAAGCGTTCGAATTGATGCACAAAGGTGAATCTATCCGTACTGTTCTTCACATGGATAAATAATCCAAGATAACGGCTCACGTAATGTGACTGATATTTGAAAATTTGAAATAGGCTCTCTTCTTTCTTGAACACGTTTTCTTTTGGGAAGAGAGCCATCCGCTGTCTTTAACGGTCTTGTCCACCGTTAAAAATCATTGTTTTAAATATTCACTGTTTTAATTAAAGATTACTTTAACTTAACATTGTTTTATCGAGAGATTATCCATGACCATTGAAAGCCTAAGCCAAGCCAAAGTATTCGGTGGTTGGCATAAACAGTACACTCACGAATCTCGCGCTTTGAACTGCAACATGCGCTTCGCGATCTTCTTGCCACCAAATGCAACCAAATCAAACCCAGTGCCTGTGGTTTACTGGTTGTCTGGCTTGACGTGTACCGATGAGAACTTCATGCAGAAAGCCGGTGCGTTTCGCATGGCGGCTGAGTTAGGTATCGCCATTGTGGCACCGGATACCAGCCCACGTGGGGACGACGTTGCAGACGACGAAAACTACGATCTGGGTAAAGGCGCAGGTTTCTACCTAAACGCCACTCAAGAGCCATGGTCAAGCCACTACCATATGTACGATTACATCACCAAAGAATTGCCTGCGATCATTGAAAACAACTTCCCTGTTTCAGATGTCAAGTCGATTTCGGGTCACAGCATGGGTGGTCACGGTGCAATCACCATTGGTCTGAAAAATTCAGATCAGTACCGTTCAATTTCAGCGTTCAGCCCAATCAGTAACCCAATGCAATGTCCTTGGGGCCAAAAAGCGTTTACCGCTTACCTAGGCACTGATATCGAAAGCTGGAAGCAGTACGACGCAAGCGAGTTGCTAAAGCAAGCAAAATCACCATTGCCAATCTTGGTAGACCAAGGTGATGCAGATAACTTCCTTGCTGAGCAATTAAAACCTGATGTGTTACTGGCGGCAGCAAAAGCCCATGATTCTGAAGTCGAACTGCGTATGCAGCCGGGTTACGACCACAGTTACTTCTTTATCTCGAGCTTTATCGCTGATCACTTGAACTTCCACGCTAAGTACTTATTTGCTTAACGCCAATTTTAACGCCGCAAGCAAATAGAAGAGCGCGGAAAACCAAACGGTTTAATAATCTTCTCTATACAAAGCCATCCAATTATTGGGTGGCTTTTTGTGTTCTAAAAACACTCACTTTACCTTTACATAACTCCATTGAAATTTAGCGAAATGACGTCTAACTTGTAATTGAACATCATTCAATTACTGCTAGCACTCTATGAAAAAAACAACGTCAGTCCTGCTAACCTCGACTTGCTTCGGGTTGTTAGCGACCTCTCCTATTGCCGAGGCGATAAGCTTTTTCGATCCCATTGATGGGCAATTAGATATGGGCGAATACCTTGCTGAAAACGCCGACGGCTTTTTACCTGTACCAATTGAGATTACCTAGACAGCTGTCAGGCATGGACTTCGCCTTTAGCGATGAAGACAGCGCCGTCTATTTCCAAGTGGGCTCAGGCATCTAAGCCCACTCTAATCAAACCATCAAAGCAGCCGCCATCACGTCTGTCATTATCACGACTGATATTTAGGGTTCGCGCCGTATTGGTTCGAGCCT encodes:
- a CDS encoding LysR family transcriptional regulator encodes the protein MANWEGVSEFVAVAETNSFTGAANKLKTSVAQISRRVSALEERLAVKLLHRTTRKVSLTEAGQLYYQQCKHLVEGLELAELAVTQMQAEPKGVLKVTAPVTYGEVNLAPLLHQFIEKYPQVNLDLNLTNQKLDLIEQGVDVAIRLGRLQDSSLIAKRLSSRQLYVCASPAYLDRSGEPHTLSELSHHQCLVGTADYWHFKEQKREKSLRVSGRIKCNSGFALVDAAKRGLGLVQLPDYYVQEALDNGELVEVLTDYRDDREGIWALYPQNRNLSPKVRLLIDFLAENMS
- a CDS encoding S-(hydroxymethyl)glutathione dehydrogenase/class III alcohol dehydrogenase is translated as MALEIKTGQTHIKSKAMVAWAAGEPLKMEEVDVQLPKAGEVLVRIVATGVCHTDAFTLSGDDPEGIFPSILGHEGGGIVEMVGEGVTSVEVGDHVIPLYTAECGECKFCKSGKTNLCQAVRETQGKGLMPDGTSRFSVNGETIFHYMGCSTFSEYTVLPEISLAKVNKEAPLEEVCLLGCGVTTGMGAVLNTAKVEKGDTVAVFGLGGIGLSAIIGARMAGASKIIGVDINESKFELAKQLGATDCINPQKFDKPIQDVIVEMTDGGVDYSFECIGNVNVMRQALECCHKGWGESVIIGVAGAGQEISTRPFQLVTGRVWRGSAFGGVKGRSELPEIVNRYMAGEFGLQEFITHTMGLQDVNEAFELMHKGESIRTVLHMDK
- a CDS encoding arylamine N-acetyltransferase family protein, producing MNNTDLRAYLDKIGVEQALDINIKLLFKLHINQQRKLPFENFDIALGKGVSISERDIIDKLVYHNRGGYCFELNGLLLRVLQTLGFDARPLLGRVHLSGTPLGRTHQFTLVTMGDEKWIVDAGFGANTPRAPLPFILNQAIHTDTQTFRFIEDQRVGYMLQVQSYDDESQWLDMYSMDFEHVFDGDIVCGNHFASTSPASRFTSSRVATLSTESGIITLANYTLKHRANGEATEVELEAGPAYLSALKQHFGIELDAEYQDLKPLPIASRV
- a CDS encoding GNAT family N-acetyltransferase yields the protein MRFEYILDDAVTQELDAKLRSLLSTCFTKEQDEIFQTQRYFNEMPRHRYLIWDGDTLAAHVAVHEKQVMIDDQSFPISGIAEVCVQPDSRGKGLVKLLLKAVHQDALERGDAFSVLFGRTHVYQSSGYQPINNLHMKVQPNKWVSTSDTMVCSLNIIWPQQTVHLVGYPF
- the fghA gene encoding S-formylglutathione hydrolase, which produces MTIESLSQAKVFGGWHKQYTHESRALNCNMRFAIFLPPNATKSNPVPVVYWLSGLTCTDENFMQKAGAFRMAAELGIAIVAPDTSPRGDDVADDENYDLGKGAGFYLNATQEPWSSHYHMYDYITKELPAIIENNFPVSDVKSISGHSMGGHGAITIGLKNSDQYRSISAFSPISNPMQCPWGQKAFTAYLGTDIESWKQYDASELLKQAKSPLPILVDQGDADNFLAEQLKPDVLLAAAKAHDSEVELRMQPGYDHSYFFISSFIADHLNFHAKYLFA